Proteins encoded together in one Impatiens glandulifera chromosome 1, dImpGla2.1, whole genome shotgun sequence window:
- the LOC124922407 gene encoding probable inactive DNA (cytosine-5)-methyltransferase DRM3 isoform X2, with protein sequence MISEDMHQRHIRDASASSSGSKLRFSLIDMGFTPSVVDKVIEEKGEDDADLIMETIFSYSKSPVARSDSLDDLLIDNKDEIAVVGHLKEVLHKSNSSDSLDSLFGDHAVLSTSFEVVDVVYPKEEPDVSSGEHVDKRAALLMMNFPLDEVNFALAKLGESAPVSDLMDFIFAAQIDRKHKQAADAQTQNAEGKSKDDNAESLFGTMEKTLRLLEMGFSENQISAAIDKYGVQVPVSELAGYIFEDHHIGEKSEKGKSGNISGSSSYQFPPPFEIKTEDFTTETVPHFRDTNTERYMGKRPKEEYNDDLEALKRPKQEYDDTFHTVANPIYGDKKKHDSISSKSQSLSIRKEPRKKIAKDAALLSKPKSCRSLDQAAAKPPYFFFGSVLDLSQNSWTKISQFLFAIEPELTNTQYFSAMIRQEGYVHNLPTEPRSHILPKPSMTIKEALPHTRKWWPSWDTRKQLSSINPEIDGISQVCEKLGQIVSNSNGIPSVDQQMNIIHQCTSRNLLWVGHNKLGSLDPEHLEAIMGYPINHTQANEFSRIERLQTLKQSFQIDTLGYHLSSLKTLLPNDLVVLSIYSGIGATEIALNRLGFQLKGVVSVEPSEVKRKILNKWWENSGQSGELVQLDDIQKLSTNKLESLVKKFGRFDFVICQNLSNGNPHKNGASDSFGGLDFSLFCEFVRVLQRVRAMIGRTK encoded by the exons ATGATATCAGAAGATATGCACCAGAGACATATAAGG GATGCTTCTGCAAGTTCTTCTGGAAGCAAACTGAGATTTTCCCTGATTGACATGGGATTCACACCATCTGTTGTGGACAAAGTTATTGAAGAGAAGG GCGAAGATGATGCTGACTTAATCATGGAGACTATATTCTCATATTCT AAATCTCCAGTTGCAAGATCAGATTCTCTTGATGATTTGTTGATTGATAATAAGGATGAAATAGCTGTAGTTGGTCATTTGAAAGAG GTTCTTCATAAATCCAACTCATCAGATTCTCTTGATAGCTTATTTGGTGATCATGCGGTATTAAGCACTTCCTTCGAAGTTGTAGATGTCGTATATCCCAAAGAG GAGCCAGATGTTTCTTCTGGAGAACATGTTGACAAAAGGGCAGCCTTGTTGATGATGAATTTCCCCTTGGATGAAGTTAACTTTGCACTAGCTAAGCTTG GTGAGAGTGCTCCAGTCAGTGACCTTATGGACTTCATCTTTGCTGCTCAGATAGATAGAAAGCATAAGCAGGCTGCAGATgctcaaactcaaaatgcagAAGGAAAGAGCAAG GATGATAATGCTGAGTCACTGTTTGGGACTATGGAAAAGACTTTACGCCTTCTTGAAATGGGATTCTCTGAGAATCAGATATCTGCTGCCATTGATAAGTATG GTGTCCAAGTGCCTGTTTCTGAGCTTGCTGGATATATTTTTGAAGATCATCATATTGGTGAAAAATCTGAG AAGGGAAAGAGTGGAAATATCTCCGGTTCTTCAAGCTACCAATTTCCTCCACCATTTGAAATAAAAACAGAGGACTTCACTACCGAAACTGTTCCTCATTTTAGGGACACTAACACGGAGAGATACATGGGAAAAAGGCCTAAAGAAGAATACAATGACGATCTCGAAGCCCTAAAAAGGCCAAAACAAGAATATGACGATACATTCCATACCGTTGCTAACCCGATATATGGAGATAAGAAAAAACACGATTCCATATCATCAAAGTCTCAATCACTTTCAATAAGGAAAGAGCCCCGCAAGAAAATAGCTAAAGATGCAGCTCTACTCTCCAAGCCAAAATCATGCAGGAGTCTCGATCAAGCTGCTGCAAAACCTCCTTATTTCTTCTTCGGAAGCGTCTTGGATTTATCGCAAAACTCCTGGACAAAAATATCACAGTTCCTTTTTGCAATCGAACCAGAGCTTACAAACACTCAGTACTTCTCGGCAATGATTAGACAGGAAGGGTATGTCCATAATCTTCCAACCGAACCAAGATCTCATATTCTTCCAAAGCCTTCAATGACTATCAAGGAAGCATTACCACACACGAGAAAATGGTGGCCTTCTTGGGATACTAGGAAGCAGTTAAGCTCCATAAATCCCGAAATTGATGGGATTTCGCAAGTATGTGAGAAGCTAGGACAAATAGTATCTAACTCTAACGGTATTCCTTCGGTTGATCAACAGATGAACATTATCCATCAGTGTACGTCCCGGAATCTTCTGTGGGTGGGTCATAATAAACTGGGATCGTTAGATCCCGAACATCTCGAGGCTATAATGGGTTATCCGATAAATCATACACAGGCAAACGAGTTTAGCCGAATTGAAAGACTTCAAACTCTTAAACAGAGCTTTCAGATAGATACACTTGGTTATCATCTTTCCTCACTCAAGACTTTGTTACCTAATGATTTGGTGGTTCTGTCGATTTATAGTGGAATAGGTGCAACGGAGATTGCTTTGAATCGGCTTGGATTTCAACTTAAGGGTGTTGTATCGGTTGAGCCGAGTGAGGTGAAAAGGAAGATTTTGAACAAATGGTGGGAGAATAGTGGGCAGAGTGGAGAGCTAGTGCAGCTTGATGATATTCAGAAGTTGTCTACTAATAAACTGGAGAGTTTGGttaagaaatttgggaggtttgATTTTGTGATTTGTCAGAACTTGTCGAATGGGAACCCACACAAGAATGGGGCTAGTGATAGCTTTGGGGGTCTAGATTTCTCGTTGTTTTGCGAGTTTGTTCGTGTGCTGCAACGGGTAAGGGCTATGATTGGCAGAACCAAGTGA
- the LOC124922407 gene encoding probable inactive DNA (cytosine-5)-methyltransferase DRM3 isoform X1 — protein MISEDMHQRHIRDASASSSGSKLRFSLIDMGFTPSVVDKVIEEKGEDDADLIMETIFSYSKSPVARSDSLDDLLIDNKDEIAVVGHLKEIQQVLHKSNSSDSLDSLFGDHAVLSTSFEVVDVVYPKEEPDVSSGEHVDKRAALLMMNFPLDEVNFALAKLGESAPVSDLMDFIFAAQIDRKHKQAADAQTQNAEGKSKDDNAESLFGTMEKTLRLLEMGFSENQISAAIDKYGVQVPVSELAGYIFEDHHIGEKSEKGKSGNISGSSSYQFPPPFEIKTEDFTTETVPHFRDTNTERYMGKRPKEEYNDDLEALKRPKQEYDDTFHTVANPIYGDKKKHDSISSKSQSLSIRKEPRKKIAKDAALLSKPKSCRSLDQAAAKPPYFFFGSVLDLSQNSWTKISQFLFAIEPELTNTQYFSAMIRQEGYVHNLPTEPRSHILPKPSMTIKEALPHTRKWWPSWDTRKQLSSINPEIDGISQVCEKLGQIVSNSNGIPSVDQQMNIIHQCTSRNLLWVGHNKLGSLDPEHLEAIMGYPINHTQANEFSRIERLQTLKQSFQIDTLGYHLSSLKTLLPNDLVVLSIYSGIGATEIALNRLGFQLKGVVSVEPSEVKRKILNKWWENSGQSGELVQLDDIQKLSTNKLESLVKKFGRFDFVICQNLSNGNPHKNGASDSFGGLDFSLFCEFVRVLQRVRAMIGRTK, from the exons ATGATATCAGAAGATATGCACCAGAGACATATAAGG GATGCTTCTGCAAGTTCTTCTGGAAGCAAACTGAGATTTTCCCTGATTGACATGGGATTCACACCATCTGTTGTGGACAAAGTTATTGAAGAGAAGG GCGAAGATGATGCTGACTTAATCATGGAGACTATATTCTCATATTCT AAATCTCCAGTTGCAAGATCAGATTCTCTTGATGATTTGTTGATTGATAATAAGGATGAAATAGCTGTAGTTGGTCATTTGAAAGAG ATTCAACAGGTTCTTCATAAATCCAACTCATCAGATTCTCTTGATAGCTTATTTGGTGATCATGCGGTATTAAGCACTTCCTTCGAAGTTGTAGATGTCGTATATCCCAAAGAG GAGCCAGATGTTTCTTCTGGAGAACATGTTGACAAAAGGGCAGCCTTGTTGATGATGAATTTCCCCTTGGATGAAGTTAACTTTGCACTAGCTAAGCTTG GTGAGAGTGCTCCAGTCAGTGACCTTATGGACTTCATCTTTGCTGCTCAGATAGATAGAAAGCATAAGCAGGCTGCAGATgctcaaactcaaaatgcagAAGGAAAGAGCAAG GATGATAATGCTGAGTCACTGTTTGGGACTATGGAAAAGACTTTACGCCTTCTTGAAATGGGATTCTCTGAGAATCAGATATCTGCTGCCATTGATAAGTATG GTGTCCAAGTGCCTGTTTCTGAGCTTGCTGGATATATTTTTGAAGATCATCATATTGGTGAAAAATCTGAG AAGGGAAAGAGTGGAAATATCTCCGGTTCTTCAAGCTACCAATTTCCTCCACCATTTGAAATAAAAACAGAGGACTTCACTACCGAAACTGTTCCTCATTTTAGGGACACTAACACGGAGAGATACATGGGAAAAAGGCCTAAAGAAGAATACAATGACGATCTCGAAGCCCTAAAAAGGCCAAAACAAGAATATGACGATACATTCCATACCGTTGCTAACCCGATATATGGAGATAAGAAAAAACACGATTCCATATCATCAAAGTCTCAATCACTTTCAATAAGGAAAGAGCCCCGCAAGAAAATAGCTAAAGATGCAGCTCTACTCTCCAAGCCAAAATCATGCAGGAGTCTCGATCAAGCTGCTGCAAAACCTCCTTATTTCTTCTTCGGAAGCGTCTTGGATTTATCGCAAAACTCCTGGACAAAAATATCACAGTTCCTTTTTGCAATCGAACCAGAGCTTACAAACACTCAGTACTTCTCGGCAATGATTAGACAGGAAGGGTATGTCCATAATCTTCCAACCGAACCAAGATCTCATATTCTTCCAAAGCCTTCAATGACTATCAAGGAAGCATTACCACACACGAGAAAATGGTGGCCTTCTTGGGATACTAGGAAGCAGTTAAGCTCCATAAATCCCGAAATTGATGGGATTTCGCAAGTATGTGAGAAGCTAGGACAAATAGTATCTAACTCTAACGGTATTCCTTCGGTTGATCAACAGATGAACATTATCCATCAGTGTACGTCCCGGAATCTTCTGTGGGTGGGTCATAATAAACTGGGATCGTTAGATCCCGAACATCTCGAGGCTATAATGGGTTATCCGATAAATCATACACAGGCAAACGAGTTTAGCCGAATTGAAAGACTTCAAACTCTTAAACAGAGCTTTCAGATAGATACACTTGGTTATCATCTTTCCTCACTCAAGACTTTGTTACCTAATGATTTGGTGGTTCTGTCGATTTATAGTGGAATAGGTGCAACGGAGATTGCTTTGAATCGGCTTGGATTTCAACTTAAGGGTGTTGTATCGGTTGAGCCGAGTGAGGTGAAAAGGAAGATTTTGAACAAATGGTGGGAGAATAGTGGGCAGAGTGGAGAGCTAGTGCAGCTTGATGATATTCAGAAGTTGTCTACTAATAAACTGGAGAGTTTGGttaagaaatttgggaggtttgATTTTGTGATTTGTCAGAACTTGTCGAATGGGAACCCACACAAGAATGGGGCTAGTGATAGCTTTGGGGGTCTAGATTTCTCGTTGTTTTGCGAGTTTGTTCGTGTGCTGCAACGGGTAAGGGCTATGATTGGCAGAACCAAGTGA